The genomic region GTCGGTGCTGAGGTTGGCGGTGAGCGCCGAGTAGAGATCGTCACCGAGGCCCGGCTTGAACTCGGCCTCGACGAGCAGCGGCCACCAGGCGTCCATGATCCGCACCGCGTCCGGGTGGGTGTAGACGTGCGAACTCTGGGCGTTCTCCTTGCGCTGACTGCCGTCGGACACCCAGGCTTCCAGCTGCTCGACGGCCTTGGCCTGCGCCGGGTCGGTGACCGGCTTGCTCCGTACGACGTCCAGCAGTTCGGGCAGGACGTCCTCGCCGCGCAGATCGGTGACGGCCGCCGTACCCATGGCGCGGGTCAGATCGGCACGGGTCACGCCGCCCTTGGCGACGAGTTTCGCCACCCGGTCACCGAGCAGGTCGACCCGGTGCACCGAGCCGTTGCCGAACCCGGCGGACGTGAAGTCCTTGGCCTGCTTGTTGTTCCAGGAGACGTAGTAGTCCTGGCCGACGGACTGCGGGTGCTCGGCGGCCGGGGTCACGTCGGTGGTGTGCTTGTCGGGGTCGAAACCCTTCCACTCGTAGGCCGGTTCGGCCAGCACGGGCAGCGAGGCGTCCACACCGGCGGCGCGCACCGGGTTCATGCCGCTGTTGAAGTACGCGGCCTGACGGGAGTCCGCGTAGAACCAGTTGAAGGTGTAGCCGACGTGGTCGGCGGCCTCCTGGAAGGTCTTCGCGTCCTTCACGTACGACGGGTCGTTCATCATCTGGAAGCCGACGACCGAGTCGGCCTCGTGCTGGTACGTGCTGCGCAGCGAGGTGTAGGCGACGGGTTTGCCGCCCACGGTGGCCCGGTGCGTCACGATGCCGTACTTGGTCCGGTAGACCTGCATCCGGTACGAGCCCGCCGCCGTGGAGTCGGCGACCGTGGGCGACCAGGAGTTGGTCCGCTCCATCTTCTCCATCGGCGTGCAGACGCCGTGGTAGAGGTAGTGGGTGTCGTCCTGGCACAGCTCGACGGCGAAGGTGTCGGTGATGTCCTGGCCCGCCGAGGTGGCGCTCCAGGCGTAGTCCTGGCCGCGGCCCAGCTGGACGTACATGCCGACACCGGCGAACGAGGCACCGCGGGCACTGATCCCGGGACCCTGGATCTCCTGGAGCATCAGCAGCTGCGGCAGGAAGTACCCGGTCTGCGGGCCGAACACGGCGATGGGGTTCCCGCTCGCGGTGTGCTGACCGGAGACCACGAGGGCGTTGGACATGCCCTTCTTGCTGCTGAACAGATGGGCGGGCAGCACTCCGTCGTCGTACATGCCCTGGACCGGCTTGAGCTTCTTCGGGGCGTTCACCGGGGTCTTGGCGTCGGTCTTGGCGCCGCCCACCTGGTCGTAGATCAGCGGTTCGGACTTGACCGAGCCCGGGTCCGGCATGGCCGTGCCCTTCGGGTCGGCCGGCTTCTCCGCGTAGGGGAAGCTGGTGCCGTCGTGGACGGTGAGGGTCGCCTCCGGGTCGTTGCGCTCCCGGAAGGACTCCCAGACCTTGCTGCCCTCGGTGACGCCGTACTTCTGCTGCGCGGAGAGCAGCGAGAGCGCGGCCTGGACCTCGCCGCCCCCGCCACCGCCGAAGAGTCCGCCGACGACCGAGGCGAGCGCGATCATGTCGGTGATCTTGAACGGCTCGATCTCACCGGCGTTGGTGATGGCGTCGATCTTCCCGGTGAGGACGTACTCACCGGGGAAGTAGCGGCCGTCCTTGGCCTTCTGCCGGTAGTCGTTGATGCCGTCCACGTACGCCTGGGCGTCCTCCATGGCCTGCTTGCCGCGCGCACTCCCGGCGGCGATGCGGTCGGCCTGGTCCTGGAGGTCCTGCTCGGTGTACGGGGCCTGCGGCCAGAACTCCTGCTCCAGGCCCTGGTTGGCGGGCGCACCACCGGCGAACGAGGTGAGTTCGCCGCGCCCGATGTGCCGGAAGAGGTCCATCAGCCAGAGCCGGTCCTGCCCGGCCGCGTAGCCGGCGCCGAACTCGGTTCCGTACCGCGTGGTGCCCTTGATGTGGGGCACCCCGGTCTTCTTGTCCCGGGTGATGGTGACGTCGTTGCGCGGTGCGGTGACCGAGGCGACCTGATCGGCGGGCACCCCGAACGAGGCGTCGTTGAAGAAGTTGCTGAGCGTCGCGTCCGTGAGGGACGGGGCGCCCGCGGGCAGCGCGTCGTACGGTCCGAGCTGGTCGGCGCTGTGGTCCGGGCGGGTGCCGAACGCACGGTTGCCGAGGATGTCGGCGAGGGTGGCGTTGCCGTTCTCGCCGGGCGGCATGATGTCGTTGCACTGGTTGTTGCAGTAGTCGGTGACGGGGTCCGCGGCCGCGGCGGTCGCCTGCGGCAGCGGTGTCATCAGGCCCGCGCCCAGTGCGAACACCGCTACAGCGATGGCAGTTCTGAGTTTTCCGGTACGTCGTCGCATGCATGCTCCTGAAGGGGAAGCGGATTCGACGGACGTTACTGGCGAAGTGACCCGCCAGTAAGGTGAACATGCGTCACCTTTTCCGAATCACCACACGGGTTCCAGGGAAGGCGCATCGACCGAGGACAGTCATCGGAAATTCGATGGAGCCGAATCGGGTAGTCGTACGTCCACTACATGACGCCGATGTATCAGCGACGGAGGTGGCAGTGCGATGGCCGGTTTCCGGAGTCTCGCGAGACAGGTGCGCG from Streptomyces sp. NBC_01267 harbors:
- a CDS encoding penicillin acylase family protein, encoding MRRRTGKLRTAIAVAVFALGAGLMTPLPQATAAAADPVTDYCNNQCNDIMPPGENGNATLADILGNRAFGTRPDHSADQLGPYDALPAGAPSLTDATLSNFFNDASFGVPADQVASVTAPRNDVTITRDKKTGVPHIKGTTRYGTEFGAGYAAGQDRLWLMDLFRHIGRGELTSFAGGAPANQGLEQEFWPQAPYTEQDLQDQADRIAAGSARGKQAMEDAQAYVDGINDYRQKAKDGRYFPGEYVLTGKIDAITNAGEIEPFKITDMIALASVVGGLFGGGGGGEVQAALSLLSAQQKYGVTEGSKVWESFRERNDPEATLTVHDGTSFPYAEKPADPKGTAMPDPGSVKSEPLIYDQVGGAKTDAKTPVNAPKKLKPVQGMYDDGVLPAHLFSSKKGMSNALVVSGQHTASGNPIAVFGPQTGYFLPQLLMLQEIQGPGISARGASFAGVGMYVQLGRGQDYAWSATSAGQDITDTFAVELCQDDTHYLYHGVCTPMEKMERTNSWSPTVADSTAAGSYRMQVYRTKYGIVTHRATVGGKPVAYTSLRSTYQHEADSVVGFQMMNDPSYVKDAKTFQEAADHVGYTFNWFYADSRQAAYFNSGMNPVRAAGVDASLPVLAEPAYEWKGFDPDKHTTDVTPAAEHPQSVGQDYYVSWNNKQAKDFTSAGFGNGSVHRVDLLGDRVAKLVAKGGVTRADLTRAMGTAAVTDLRGEDVLPELLDVVRSKPVTDPAQAKAVEQLEAWVSDGSQRKENAQSSHVYTHPDAVRIMDAWWPLLVEAEFKPGLGDDLYSALTANLSTDESPSAGHGPTGAHAGSAFQYGWWSYVDKDIRTVLGRPVKGGLAKTYCGGGDLSGCRDILLDTLTQAAAKTPAQVYPGDASCSAGDQWCSDAIIQRPLGGLQFWPITWQNRPTYQQVVEFPSHR